The following coding sequences lie in one Ferrimicrobium acidiphilum DSM 19497 genomic window:
- a CDS encoding G1 family glutamic endopeptidase, with the protein MGGDYLWWEAYPFNVQQQVNIAVSPGQTIFVNVAYYGSSTAHYYIKNESTGVATSFDASFSGGFTGLNAEWIVERTQVGGNHPPLADLTNTTFSDANAEQGSTWNGVGNWSHKYINMHDPYNDDSEVTDAYPGPISPANSFTLYCSNYGDTDAAET; encoded by the coding sequence ATGGGAGGCGACTACCTCTGGTGGGAGGCGTATCCGTTCAATGTCCAGCAACAGGTCAATATCGCCGTGAGTCCAGGACAGACCATCTTCGTCAACGTTGCCTACTACGGCTCCTCGACGGCGCACTACTACATCAAGAACGAATCAACGGGGGTTGCCACCAGCTTTGATGCCTCCTTCAGTGGTGGTTTCACGGGCTTGAATGCCGAATGGATCGTAGAGCGTACCCAAGTGGGAGGCAACCATCCGCCGCTAGCCGACTTAACCAACACGACCTTCAGCGATGCCAACGCGGAACAGGGAAGCACCTGGAACGGTGTAGGGAACTGGAGCCATAAGTACATAAATATGCACGATCCTTACAACGACGATTCCGAAGTTACCGACGCCTATCCTGGACCGATAAGCCCTGCCAATAGCTTCACCCTCTATTGCTCCAACTATGGGGATACTGATGCG
- a CDS encoding helix-turn-helix domain-containing protein: MREPNSPRSSDNSPQARVRRAKIALLVDEGMETNAIAKTLSLSAQTVDKRRRRFSLCGVGPD, translated from the coding sequence GTGAGAGAACCTAATAGCCCTCGTTCGTCAGACAACAGCCCACAGGCTCGGGTTCGCCGAGCCAAGATCGCTTTGTTGGTAGATGAAGGGATGGAGACCAACGCGATTGCCAAAACACTCTCGCTCTCAGCGCAAACAGTAGACAAGCGGAGAAGACGGTTCTCGTTGTGTGGGGTGGGGCCAGATTAG